In a genomic window of Piliocolobus tephrosceles isolate RC106 chromosome 1, ASM277652v3, whole genome shotgun sequence:
- the RSRP1 gene encoding arginine/serine-rich protein 1 produces the protein MSNYVNDMWPGSPQEKDSPSASRSGGSSRLSSRSRSRSFSRSSRSHSHVSSRFSSRSRSRRSRSRSRSRRRHQRKYRRYSRSYSRSRSRSRSRRYRERRYGFSRRYYRSPSRSRSRSRSRSRSRERSYYGRAYAMARGRRYYGFARTVNPEEHGRWRDRSRTRSRSRTPFRLSEKDRMELLEIAKANAAKALGTTNIDLPASLRTVHVAKETSHGIGVSSNGAKPELSEKVTEDGTRNPSEKPSQQRSIAFSSNNSVAKPIQKSAKAGTEETSSRSPKIDKKKSPYGLWIPV, from the exons ATGTCCAACTACGTGAACGACATGTGGCCGGGCTCGCCGCAGGAGAAGGATTCACCCTCCGCCTCGCGATCGGGCGGGTCCAGCCGGCTCTCGTCGCGGTCTAGGAGCCGTTCTTTTTCCAGAAGTTCTCGGTCCCATTCCCACGTCTCCAGTCGGTTTTCGTCCAGGAGTCGGAGCCGGAGGAGCAGGTCAAGGTCCCGTTCCCGAAGGCGCCACCAGCGGAAGTACAGGCGCTACTCTCGGTCATACTCGCGGAGCCGGTCGCGATCTCGCAGCCGCCGTTACCGAGAGAGGCGCTACGGCTTCTCCAGGAGATACTACCGGTCTCCTTCGCGGTCCCGGTCCCGGTCCCGTAGCAGGTCGCGCTCTCGGGAAAGGTCGTACTACGGAAGGGCGTATGCGATGGCGCGGGGGCGGCGCTACTACGGCTTTGCTCGCACAGTGAACCCGGAGGAGCACGGCAGATGGAGGGACAGATCCAGGACGAGGTCGCGGAGCAGAACCCCCTTTCGCTTAAGTGAAAaag atcgaATGGAACTGTTAGAAATAGCAAAAGCCAATGCAGCAAAAGCTTTAGGAACAACCAACATTGACTTGCCAGCTAGTCTCAGAACCGTACATGTAGCCAAAGAAACAAGCCATGGAATAGGTGTATCAAGTAATGGTGCAAAGCCTGAA CTGTCGGAAAAGGTAACAGAAGATGGAACTAGAAATCCTAGTGAAAAACCTTCCCAGCAAAGAAGCATAGCTTTTAGCTCTAAT AATTCTGTAGCAAAaccaatacaaaaatcagctaaaGCTGGCACAGAAGAGACATCTTCAAGATCACcaaaaatagataagaaaaaaagtcCATATGGACTGTGGATACCTGTCTGA